A genomic region of Oncorhynchus mykiss isolate Arlee chromosome 2, USDA_OmykA_1.1, whole genome shotgun sequence contains the following coding sequences:
- the LOC110488718 gene encoding free fatty acid receptor 2: protein MQECHTALCLSVYLVTFLTGLPANAVAFYTFSKKVRQKPTPIDILLLNLTISDLLFLLFLPFKMQEVTDDMTWSLPYILCPLSGFFFYMTIYVSTLFLTAVSVERYLGVAFPIQHSLKRRPLYAVVASVFIWVFSILHLSIVVIMPYYNPPQDSLSSTTNSSNIYEFSNVSNVLISDSDNIVSSRNVCYEDFSKKQLAILLPVRLELCLVLFCVPFLICSFCYINFIRILSGLPHIGRRRRLRAIGLALGTLLVFAFCFGPYNVSHIVGFITRKNPDWRDMALLCSTFNACLDPFIFYFSSSAVRGTLGSMLQGARIKLAKCHIHWSPWKGMSEPPIDKGPKQAEMNAI, encoded by the coding sequence ATGCAGGAGTGCCACACTGCGCTGTGTCTGTCCGTCTACCTTGTTACCTTTTTGACGGGCCTCCCGGCCAATGCTGTGGCCTTCTACACCTTCAGCAAGAAGGTAAGGCAAAAACCTACACCCATCGACATCCTGCTCCTCAACCTGACCATCTCGGACCTCCTCTTCCTGCTCTTCCTGCCCTTCAAGATGCAGGAAGTAACGGACGATATGACCTGGAGTCTACCCTACATCCTCTGTCCTTTATCTGGCTTCTTCTTCTACATGACCATCTACGTTAGCACCTTATTCCTGACAGCGGTCAGTGTGGAGCGCTACCTGGGCGTGGCCTTCCCCATCCAGCACTCGCTGAAGCGCCGGCCCTTGTATGCCGTGgtggccagtgtatttatctggGTCTTCTCCATCCTCCACCTGAGCATTGTCGTCATCATGCCCTACTACAACCCACCGCAAGACTCCCTCAGTTCCACAACCAACTCTTCCAACATCTACGAATTCTCCAACGTCTCCAACGTGCTCATTAGTGACAGCGACAACATTGTGTCTTCCAGGAATGTGTGCTATGAGGACTTCAGCAAGAAGCAACTGGCGATCCTCCTGCCTGTGCGTCTGGAGCTCTGCCTGGTTCTATTCTGTGTACCTTTCCTCATCTGCAGCTTCTGCTACATCAACTTTATCCGTATCCTCTCCGGCCTGCCCCACATTGGGCGTCGCAGACGCCTCCGTGCTATCGGCCTGGCTCTGGGGACACTGCTGGTGTTTGCCTTCTGCTTCGGCCCCTACAACGTCTCCCACATTGTGGGCTTTATAACCAGGAAGAACCCTGACTGGAGGGACATGGCCTTGCTCTGCAGCACCTTCAACGCCTGCCTGGACCCCTTTATCTTCTACTTCTCCTCCTCGGCCGTCAGAGGGACCCTAGGGAGTATGCTGCAGGGGGCCAGAATCAAGCTGGCCAAGTGTCACATTCACTGGTCCCCTTGGAAGGGAATGAGCGAGCCTCCGATAGATAAGGGACCCAAACAAGCAGAGATGAATGCTATCTGA